From the Ruminiclostridium josui JCM 17888 genome, one window contains:
- a CDS encoding putative manganese-dependent inorganic diphosphatase yields MKDVIYITGHKNPDTDSICSAIAYAELKKRHATHAVPIRIGDINKETEFVLKYFGVEVPEYRETVRTQISDLDIDVISPVSEDISIKAAWSIMVKNNVKVLPVADVKGKLIGIITLSDITGSYLDALENNILCASGTPCRNIMDTLAAKLVCGNEEDFKSAGKVVIAAMAPEDMAPFVDKGDIVLVGSRKDSQLKAIEIGASSLIITCGATADEEVIRYAQEKGCIVMDTYYDTFTTARLINQSIPVSHIMTKEQLICFNIHDYIDNIKDKMLKTRYRSYPVVDDNGIIKGFISRYHLITQRRKKVILLDHNERAQTIDGIDQADILEIIDHHRIGDIQTGYPIFFKNDAVGSTSTLIANMYFENGMNPSKSVAGLLCAAILSDTMKFKSPTSTYADELAASRLAKIADINIDEFATSLFKANASLQGMTPQTILDYDFKDFVFNKYKIGIGQINSSDSEGLQKIKDELLKHMRTVLENKDYNLILLLVTDIIKEGSELLFVGDDHAALMEKAFNIKTGENSVFLKGVVSRKKQVVPQISSTIQREFI; encoded by the coding sequence TTGAAAGATGTAATATATATTACCGGACATAAAAATCCGGACACAGACTCAATATGTTCAGCTATTGCCTATGCAGAATTAAAAAAAAGACATGCTACTCACGCAGTTCCAATTAGAATAGGAGATATAAATAAGGAAACGGAATTTGTACTGAAATATTTTGGAGTAGAGGTACCGGAATACCGAGAAACAGTCAGAACACAGATTTCGGATCTTGATATTGACGTAATAAGTCCTGTTTCAGAGGATATATCAATTAAGGCAGCTTGGAGCATAATGGTGAAAAATAACGTAAAAGTGCTCCCGGTGGCAGATGTTAAAGGAAAGCTTATAGGTATTATTACATTGTCAGATATTACTGGAAGTTATCTGGATGCACTGGAAAACAATATTTTATGTGCAAGTGGAACACCTTGCAGAAATATAATGGATACACTTGCTGCAAAACTTGTTTGCGGAAACGAAGAAGATTTTAAATCAGCAGGTAAGGTTGTTATAGCAGCCATGGCACCTGAGGATATGGCTCCTTTTGTTGATAAAGGAGATATTGTTCTGGTGGGAAGCAGGAAAGACAGTCAGCTAAAAGCCATAGAGATTGGTGCAAGCAGTTTGATAATTACTTGCGGTGCAACGGCAGATGAGGAAGTAATACGGTATGCCCAGGAAAAAGGCTGTATAGTAATGGATACTTATTACGATACATTTACTACTGCAAGGCTTATCAACCAAAGTATTCCTGTCAGTCATATCATGACAAAGGAACAACTAATCTGTTTCAATATACATGACTATATAGACAATATAAAAGATAAAATGCTTAAAACCAGATACCGTAGTTACCCTGTAGTTGATGACAATGGTATCATCAAGGGTTTTATTTCAAGATATCATCTCATTACGCAACGCCGAAAAAAAGTAATTCTTCTTGACCACAATGAAAGAGCCCAGACTATTGATGGTATAGATCAGGCAGACATACTTGAAATAATAGACCACCACAGAATAGGTGATATTCAGACTGGGTACCCCATATTCTTCAAAAATGATGCGGTAGGAAGTACATCTACATTAATTGCAAACATGTATTTTGAAAACGGAATGAATCCGTCTAAAAGTGTAGCGGGCCTATTATGCGCAGCCATTTTATCCGATACAATGAAATTTAAGTCTCCAACAAGCACATATGCAGACGAGTTGGCTGCAAGTAGACTGGCAAAAATAGCGGATATTAATATAGACGAATTTGCAACATCTTTGTTTAAAGCAAATGCATCTCTCCAGGGAATGACTCCTCAGACAATTCTTGATTATGACTTTAAGGATTTTGTATTCAACAAATATAAAATAGGCATAGGACAAATAAATTCCAGCGACTCAGAGGGGCTTCAAAAGATAAAAGATGAATTGCTGAAGCATATGAGAACTGTTCTGGAAAACAAAGACTACAACCTAATTTTACTATTGGTTACCGATATAATAAAAGAAGGCTCAGAACTTCTGTTTGTAGGAGATGACCACGCTGCTTTAATGGAAAAAGCCTTTAATATAAAAACAGGGGAAAACAGTGTTTTCCTAAAAGGTGTAGTTTCCAGAAAAAAACAGGTTGTGCCACAAATTTCCAGCACAATTCAAAGGGAATTTATTTAA
- a CDS encoding polyphosphate polymerase domain-containing protein, translating to MEKLKLRHELKHEISTTDYIALQHRLKFIAQKDPNVDESGRYKIRSLYFDNVDDRALKEKIIGLNNREKFRIRYYNNDTRYIKLEKKGKINGLCYKKSTPLTVEQCEQIINGDIKWMRFSGDPLLVELYAKMNFQQLRPRTLVDYIREPYIYKPGNVRITFDSGIKTGLNSKDFFNQQTAAMNVHAINKIILEVKFDEFLPEIIRDIIQLGDRRNSSFSKYAACRIFG from the coding sequence ATGGAAAAACTAAAATTAAGGCACGAATTAAAGCATGAGATTTCAACAACTGACTACATTGCCTTACAACATCGGCTTAAATTTATAGCCCAAAAGGACCCAAATGTAGATGAAAGCGGCAGGTACAAAATCAGGAGTTTATATTTTGATAATGTTGATGATAGAGCACTTAAAGAAAAGATTATAGGCCTTAATAACAGGGAGAAATTCAGAATCCGCTATTATAATAATGATACTCGTTATATAAAGCTTGAAAAGAAAGGGAAAATAAACGGATTGTGCTATAAAAAATCCACTCCCTTAACGGTGGAACAGTGTGAACAAATAATTAACGGTGATATAAAATGGATGAGATTTTCGGGGGATCCGCTACTAGTTGAATTGTATGCTAAAATGAATTTTCAACAGTTGAGACCCAGAACTTTGGTAGATTACATCAGAGAACCGTATATTTATAAACCGGGTAACGTAAGGATTACTTTTGACAGTGGCATAAAAACCGGTCTTAATTCAAAAGATTTTTTTAATCAACAAACTGCTGCCATGAATGTTCACGCCATTAACAAGATAATATTGGAAGTAAAATTCGATGAGTTCCTGCCAGAAATAATCAGGGACATCATTCAGCTTGGAGATAGGCGAAATTCATCGTTTTCAAAATATGCGGCCTGTAGGATATTCGGATAA
- a CDS encoding DUF4956 domain-containing protein, producing the protein MNFNDIFKSNFIEKVSSFSPLDMVIALVVSFALGLFIFYVYKKTFNGVMYSASFGVSLLAMTLVTTLIIMAVTSNVILSLGMVGALSIVRFRSAIKEPMDIAFLFWSISAGIVTGAGLIPLGVFGSLFIGVVMVLFVNKKTTDNPYILVVNCNDEKSEKLVNSAIKDSVKKHMIKSKAVTTSGIELTVEVRLKDSTTEFVNRISEIGGVTNTVLVSYNGEYMT; encoded by the coding sequence ATGAATTTTAATGATATTTTTAAATCCAATTTTATTGAAAAAGTTTCATCTTTTTCACCACTAGATATGGTAATTGCATTGGTGGTATCCTTTGCACTTGGACTATTTATATTTTATGTATACAAGAAAACCTTTAACGGCGTAATGTACTCCGCAAGCTTTGGAGTTTCATTATTGGCAATGACACTTGTTACAACGCTGATAATTATGGCGGTAACATCTAATGTTATTCTTTCCCTTGGTATGGTTGGTGCATTGTCTATTGTACGTTTTAGATCGGCTATAAAGGAACCTATGGACATAGCATTTTTGTTCTGGTCCATTTCAGCAGGTATTGTGACAGGTGCAGGACTTATACCTTTGGGTGTGTTTGGCTCATTATTTATAGGAGTCGTCATGGTATTGTTTGTAAACAAGAAAACAACTGATAATCCATACATCTTGGTAGTAAATTGCAACGACGAAAAATCGGAAAAGCTTGTCAACAGTGCTATAAAAGATAGTGTAAAAAAGCATATGATTAAGTCAAAGGCTGTTACTACAAGTGGAATTGAACTTACTGTAGAAGTCAGACTAAAAGACAGTACTACTGAATTTGTAAACAGAATTTCAGAAATCGGGGGAGTAACAAACACAGTACTTGTGAGCTATAACGGGGAATATATGACATAA
- a CDS encoding CotH kinase family protein: MITSKYINVLIAVVMLVVVVFTGIFMTVPDSIGIANDKSQPEYATKLFDKNKIISIDIKADKNEWEDMLENAMQEEYIPCDVTINGTTYKSVGIRPKGNSSLSMVAGSNSDRYSFKLEFDHYIDGQTCMGMDKMVINNIQADSTYMKEYLSLDMMSYMGVTTPLYAYTDVTLNGEKWGFYLAIEAMEESFAQRNYGDDFGKLYKPETMGGPGKGMMKDFPFPGNNEDQKDIKPENGNRKQQSEADTGATAKGNGINSKTKTADTKSNDQNQQKGQNNQKGQNNQNPWENQGGPGDFPGGPGFGGFGGFGNNQGGGADLKYIDDKISSYSNIFEGEIFKGTDADYKRVIKAIKNLNNGYELEKYVNVDECLRYFAVNTVVVNLDSYFSNMKHNYYLYEENGQISMLPWDYNLAFAGFQSGSASAAVNFPIDTPVSGIDLSERPIINKLLEVDEYKEKYHNYLQEILDGYFNNGKFDKKVDELNSLIGEYVKNDATAFFSYDKYTAGIDMLKEFGKLRAKSIQGQLDGSIPSTTQGQSKAADKLIDASAINLSVMGSQGGGMGRNAANKSQGVQQLGDNQMPQGGMEPPQGNQQPGNKQMPQGGMEPPQGDQQLGNNQMPQWGMEPPQGEQQAGNRRMPQGRMEPSQGNQQGGDRRMPQEGIEPYQGNQQPDNGQMPPGGMGGFGDMPDMNVMMQAMKIIQSANGKDLTDEQLQQLKELGMTDEQINFAKNMPFGNRGMGGGGFPARNGKDGVGSRNMQSITQMSVEDAVTLGVCLVFMAAGLLFVIKFKRRKSS, from the coding sequence ATGATAACCAGCAAATATATAAATGTACTAATTGCTGTTGTTATGCTTGTGGTGGTTGTCTTTACCGGAATATTTATGACTGTACCAGATTCAATAGGAATAGCCAACGATAAATCCCAGCCTGAATATGCCACAAAATTATTTGACAAGAATAAGATAATTTCTATTGATATAAAGGCGGATAAGAATGAATGGGAAGACATGTTGGAAAATGCAATGCAGGAAGAGTATATTCCATGTGATGTAACTATAAACGGTACAACCTATAAATCAGTGGGTATAAGGCCGAAAGGTAATTCAAGCTTATCCATGGTAGCAGGCAGCAATTCAGACAGATACAGTTTCAAATTGGAGTTTGATCACTATATAGATGGACAAACATGTATGGGGATGGACAAAATGGTTATTAACAACATACAGGCCGACTCCACATATATGAAGGAATACCTTTCTCTTGATATGATGTCCTATATGGGTGTTACTACTCCTCTATATGCATACACAGATGTAACCTTAAACGGAGAAAAGTGGGGTTTCTATTTGGCAATTGAGGCTATGGAGGAATCCTTTGCCCAGAGAAATTATGGTGATGATTTTGGAAAATTGTATAAGCCCGAAACTATGGGAGGTCCGGGAAAAGGAATGATGAAAGATTTTCCATTCCCGGGTAATAATGAAGACCAGAAAGATATAAAACCTGAAAACGGAAATCGGAAGCAGCAATCAGAAGCAGATACAGGTGCTACTGCAAAAGGAAATGGAATAAATAGCAAAACAAAAACTGCTGACACAAAAAGTAATGATCAAAACCAACAAAAAGGCCAAAATAATCAAAAAGGCCAAAATAATCAAAATCCGTGGGAAAATCAAGGAGGTCCAGGAGACTTTCCTGGTGGACCGGGATTTGGCGGATTCGGCGGATTTGGAAATAATCAGGGCGGTGGTGCTGACCTGAAATATATTGATGATAAAATAAGCAGCTATTCAAACATATTTGAAGGAGAAATATTTAAAGGTACTGATGCTGACTATAAAAGAGTTATAAAAGCAATTAAGAATTTAAACAACGGATATGAACTTGAAAAATATGTTAATGTGGATGAATGTCTTAGATATTTTGCAGTAAATACAGTGGTAGTTAATCTGGATAGTTATTTCAGTAATATGAAGCATAACTACTACCTTTATGAGGAGAACGGTCAGATTTCAATGCTCCCATGGGATTATAATCTGGCTTTTGCAGGATTTCAATCAGGTTCGGCGTCTGCGGCTGTAAACTTCCCTATAGATACTCCTGTATCCGGCATTGATTTGTCTGAGAGACCGATTATAAACAAACTTCTTGAAGTTGATGAGTATAAGGAAAAATATCATAACTATTTGCAGGAAATACTAGACGGATATTTTAATAACGGTAAGTTTGACAAAAAAGTGGATGAACTGAATTCTTTAATTGGGGAATACGTTAAAAATGACGCAACGGCGTTTTTCTCATATGACAAATATACTGCAGGGATAGACATGCTAAAAGAATTTGGAAAACTAAGAGCAAAAAGTATTCAGGGGCAGCTTGATGGAAGTATTCCTTCAACAACCCAAGGACAGTCAAAGGCTGCTGACAAATTAATAGATGCATCTGCAATAAATCTTTCGGTTATGGGCTCGCAAGGTGGAGGCATGGGCAGAAATGCTGCAAACAAATCCCAAGGGGTACAACAGCTTGGTGATAATCAAATGCCACAGGGAGGAATGGAGCCACCCCAAGGAAATCAACAGCCGGGTAATAAACAAATGCCGCAGGGAGGGATGGAGCCACCCCAAGGAGATCAACAACTGGGCAATAATCAAATGCCACAGTGGGGAATGGAGCCACCTCAAGGAGAACAACAAGCAGGCAATAGGCGAATGCCACAGGGGAGAATGGAGCCGTCCCAAGGAAACCAACAAGGGGGCGATAGGCGAATGCCACAGGAAGGAATAGAGCCGTACCAAGGAAACCAGCAGCCGGACAATGGACAGATGCCTCCTGGCGGTATGGGGGGATTTGGAGATATGCCTGATATGAATGTGATGATGCAGGCAATGAAGATAATACAATCCGCCAACGGAAAAGATTTGACTGACGAACAACTACAGCAGTTAAAAGAACTTGGGATGACTGACGAGCAAATAAATTTTGCCAAAAACATGCCATTTGGCAACAGGGGTATGGGAGGAGGCGGATTCCCAGCACGAAATGGTAAGGATGGTGTAGGGAGCCGTAATATGCAGTCAATAACACAAATGTCAGTTGAGGATGCTGTGACCCTGGGGGTATGTTTAGTGTTTATGGCAGCAGGACTGTTGTTTGTCATAAAATTTAAACGCAGAAAAAGTAGTTGA
- a CDS encoding hemolysin family protein — protein MLTKVLLLVVLVLLNAFFSGSEIALISLNDKIIKKQAEDGDKKAKQLYNFLSEPSRFLATIQIGITLAGFLASAFATESFVDHLTGLLIKTGLPVAQSVIRSVSLIVITIILSYFTLVFGELIPKRLAMQKAEFLANIAVGPLMFLSRVTNPFVRFLTFSTNFFIKIFGGNPAGADNEKVTEEEIRMMMEVGEERGVIQDSEKEMIDNIFEFDNKHVSEIMTHRTNIDGIPVDSDLDYVLHVMNRDKYTRVPVYSENLDNIVGILHVKDLLEYTQNTVKDFNLKEIIRSAYFVPESKRTDELFKEMQKNKVHLAVVIDEYGGTAGIVTIEDLLEEIVGNIFDEYDVEQKDIEYLENDTYVFDGAISLDKVEEVLDEELPVDKFDTLGGFILKLLGRIPKADEKPNAQYENIVFRVTKMEGKRIVKVQASKKPND, from the coding sequence TTGTTAACTAAAGTATTACTGCTTGTGGTTCTTGTATTGTTAAATGCATTTTTTTCGGGGTCTGAGATTGCCCTAATTTCTTTGAATGACAAAATAATTAAGAAGCAAGCGGAGGATGGGGACAAAAAAGCAAAACAGCTTTATAACTTTCTTAGTGAGCCTAGCAGGTTTTTGGCAACCATTCAGATAGGTATAACATTAGCAGGGTTTCTTGCAAGTGCATTTGCAACCGAGAGCTTTGTAGACCATTTAACGGGATTATTGATAAAGACAGGTTTGCCTGTTGCGCAATCCGTTATCAGAAGTGTTTCACTTATAGTGATTACTATAATTCTCTCATACTTTACATTGGTTTTTGGTGAGTTAATACCTAAAAGATTGGCTATGCAAAAGGCAGAGTTCTTAGCCAATATTGCTGTAGGGCCTTTAATGTTTCTATCCCGCGTAACGAATCCTTTTGTCAGATTTCTTACATTTTCAACAAACTTCTTCATTAAGATTTTTGGTGGAAATCCAGCAGGTGCGGACAATGAAAAAGTAACCGAGGAAGAAATCAGGATGATGATGGAGGTCGGCGAAGAGAGAGGCGTTATTCAGGATTCGGAAAAAGAAATGATTGACAATATATTTGAGTTTGATAATAAACACGTATCTGAGATAATGACTCATCGTACTAATATAGATGGCATTCCTGTGGATTCTGACCTTGATTATGTTTTACATGTCATGAACAGGGACAAATATACCCGAGTTCCTGTTTATAGTGAAAATTTGGATAATATTGTAGGTATCCTACATGTAAAAGATTTATTGGAGTATACCCAAAATACTGTTAAGGATTTTAACCTGAAAGAAATAATAAGAAGTGCTTACTTTGTGCCGGAGTCAAAGAGAACTGACGAGTTATTCAAAGAAATGCAGAAGAACAAGGTTCATTTGGCAGTTGTAATAGATGAATATGGTGGTACAGCAGGAATAGTTACTATAGAAGATTTGTTGGAAGAGATAGTGGGAAACATTTTTGACGAATACGATGTAGAGCAAAAGGATATAGAGTATCTTGAGAATGACACTTATGTATTCGATGGTGCAATCAGTCTTGACAAGGTTGAAGAAGTATTGGACGAAGAACTTCCAGTTGACAAATTCGATACCTTGGGAGGGTTTATTCTAAAGCTTCTGGGCCGAATACCTAAAGCTGATGAGAAGCCTAATGCTCAGTATGAAAATATAGTTTTCAGAGTAACGAAAATGGAAGGAAAGAGAATTGTAAAGGTACAGGCGAGTAAAAAACCGAATGATTAA
- a CDS encoding DUF2089 domain-containing protein, producing the protein MAREAIGKCPVCGNETEVTRITCNSCDTVIEGHFKLCKFCKLTNEQRTFLDVFIKCRGNIKEVEKELGVSYPTVKNKLEDVAAALGHKGEPQPEVPGRKKEILDKLNSGEISVEEAIELMKE; encoded by the coding sequence ATGGCAAGAGAAGCAATCGGCAAATGCCCAGTTTGCGGAAATGAGACTGAAGTAACAAGGATAACATGTAACAGTTGTGACACTGTTATAGAAGGGCATTTCAAACTATGCAAGTTTTGCAAGCTTACAAATGAGCAAAGAACATTTTTGGATGTATTCATAAAGTGCAGAGGAAATATAAAGGAAGTTGAAAAAGAACTGGGCGTGTCATATCCCACAGTAAAGAATAAGCTGGAAGATGTAGCGGCCGCACTTGGACATAAAGGCGAACCGCAGCCTGAAGTTCCAGGTAGAAAGAAGGAAATACTTGATAAGCTTAACAGCGGAGAAATTAGTGTTGAAGAGGCAATAGAATTAATGAAGGAATAA
- a CDS encoding DUF4097 family beta strand repeat-containing protein, which yields MSISEEKLLILKMLEEKKITSEEAAKLLAALDEKAEQETADGYKGNQKANVFTEEAAKVREKVNEWRKGFKNNYSQADFDNMIDDFANKAEKIGKNFASTTFGIVDKVIDYVGSFVDTNSFNIFGNCQTVQKNFEVYPSENATFDITGVNGAITIKKHLDSKIVIISRIKSSVPNGEGIVTFSDDPANISIKVNSTAFNVSVSHEIFIPDIKFKKIAIQNSNGKIYIEDSISEEITAVTKNAHIELMGVNSDSISVNTKNGRIQLNYIIGNNIDINTSNAVIDIKHIKAKSVNAFTKNGRISIENAQNINGETDMDMYLKTSNGGIKVNMNDMDSRVYKVKAHATNGTINLLIPEILYHNVNRQGTGGSFIEAESKNYEAGLCKVNITAETMNGHVEIVK from the coding sequence ATGTCTATAAGCGAAGAAAAATTATTAATACTAAAGATGCTTGAAGAAAAGAAGATTACAAGCGAAGAAGCTGCAAAATTACTGGCAGCTCTTGATGAAAAGGCAGAACAAGAAACTGCTGACGGATATAAGGGTAATCAAAAGGCAAATGTTTTTACCGAAGAGGCTGCAAAAGTAAGAGAGAAAGTTAACGAATGGAGAAAAGGCTTTAAAAACAATTATAGTCAGGCTGATTTTGATAACATGATTGATGACTTTGCCAATAAAGCTGAAAAGATAGGTAAAAATTTTGCTTCAACAACATTCGGAATTGTAGACAAAGTAATAGATTATGTAGGAAGTTTCGTTGATACAAATTCCTTTAATATTTTCGGAAACTGTCAAACGGTTCAAAAGAACTTTGAGGTATATCCTTCAGAAAATGCAACCTTTGACATAACTGGAGTAAACGGAGCAATTACTATAAAAAAACATCTCGATTCAAAAATCGTTATTATATCAAGAATTAAAAGCTCAGTCCCTAATGGAGAGGGAATTGTTACATTTTCCGATGATCCGGCCAATATTTCTATAAAAGTTAATAGTACCGCTTTCAATGTTAGTGTATCCCATGAAATATTTATTCCTGACATTAAATTCAAAAAAATAGCTATTCAAAACTCAAACGGTAAAATATATATTGAAGATTCTATTTCAGAAGAGATAACAGCTGTTACAAAAAATGCACATATAGAGTTAATGGGAGTAAACAGTGACAGTATTTCTGTAAACACAAAAAATGGCAGAATCCAGTTAAATTACATTATAGGAAACAACATTGATATAAATACCTCAAATGCTGTTATAGATATAAAACACATTAAGGCAAAGTCAGTTAATGCATTTACAAAGAACGGCAGAATCAGTATTGAAAATGCTCAAAATATTAATGGAGAAACTGATATGGATATGTACCTTAAAACCTCCAATGGAGGAATAAAGGTTAATATGAATGATATGGACAGCAGGGTTTACAAAGTAAAGGCTCATGCAACTAACGGAACTATCAACCTGCTAATTCCGGAAATTCTATATCATAATGTTAACCGTCAGGGTACAGGCGGAAGCTTTATTGAAGCAGAAAGCAAAAATTATGAGGCTGGGCTTTGTAAGGTTAACATAACAGCAGAAACTATGAACGGCCATGTAGAAATTGTAAAGTAG
- the prfA gene encoding peptide chain release factor 1 — MFDKLQAAEDRYEEISHKLSDPDVINNQDEYKKYMKEYSDLEEIVQKYREYKKVTKEVEEARELLDQTLDKDFREMVQEEFQEAQEKLEVIKRQLKILIVPKDPNDDKNVIVEIRGGAGGEEAALFAGVLFRAMTKYAEKKHWKYEILDSNPTELGGFKEVVFSIEGKGAYSRLKFESGVHRVQRVPTTESSGRIHTSTITVAVLPEVEEVDVDINPSDLRIDTYRASGAGGQHINKTDSAIRITHIPTGLVVSCQDERSQHKNKDRAMKILRSKLYEIAQEQQINEVAQDRKNQVGTGDRSERIRTYNYPQGRVTDHRINLTLYKLDQVLDGDLDELIDALITTDQSEKLGSGADDED; from the coding sequence ATGTTTGACAAACTTCAGGCTGCAGAAGACAGATACGAGGAGATAAGCCACAAGCTTAGTGACCCTGATGTCATTAACAACCAGGATGAATATAAAAAGTATATGAAAGAGTATTCTGATTTGGAAGAAATCGTTCAAAAGTACAGGGAATACAAAAAAGTAACAAAAGAAGTTGAAGAGGCAAGAGAACTTCTTGACCAGACTCTGGACAAGGACTTTAGGGAAATGGTTCAGGAGGAGTTTCAAGAAGCTCAGGAAAAACTTGAGGTAATAAAACGACAGCTTAAAATATTGATTGTCCCTAAGGACCCAAATGATGATAAAAACGTTATTGTTGAAATACGTGGAGGAGCTGGGGGCGAAGAGGCAGCCTTATTTGCAGGAGTACTTTTCAGAGCTATGACAAAGTATGCAGAAAAAAAGCACTGGAAGTATGAAATATTGGACTCTAACCCTACCGAATTGGGTGGATTTAAGGAAGTTGTGTTTTCAATAGAAGGAAAGGGTGCGTACAGCAGGCTTAAATTTGAAAGCGGAGTACACAGAGTTCAGAGAGTACCTACTACAGAATCCAGCGGACGTATTCATACATCAACTATAACTGTTGCTGTTTTGCCAGAAGTTGAGGAAGTTGATGTAGATATAAATCCAAGTGACTTAAGGATAGACACATACAGAGCCAGCGGTGCAGGAGGACAGCATATTAATAAAACTGATTCTGCAATAAGAATAACCCATATACCTACAGGGCTTGTCGTAAGCTGTCAAGACGAACGTTCACAGCATAAAAACAAAGATAGGGCCATGAAGATACTTCGTTCAAAACTGTATGAAATAGCACAGGAACAGCAGATAAACGAGGTTGCTCAGGACAGGAAGAATCAGGTTGGAACTGGTGACAGAAGTGAAAGAATCAGAACTTACAACTATCCTCAGGGAAGAGTAACCGACCATCGTATCAATCTAACTCTATACAAGTTAGATCAAGTGCTCGACGGAGACCTTGACGAGTTGATTGATGCCCTCATAACTACCGACCAATCTGAGAAGCTTGGAAGCGGTGCTGATGATGAGGATTAA
- a CDS encoding ZIP family metal transporter, translated as MEHIIKITIVGLISGITGTGIGGLIAFFVDKRISNRLLSSILEFSAGLMTAVVCFELVPEAFKVAGLNLTIIGMGLGILIVIILDDVVKRLDSVKNTKGNSSLLRAGILVSVGLALHNLPEGFAVGSGFEASMKLGLTLTVIIAIHDVPEGIAMALPMKIGGFSAKKAFLLTILSGVPMGLGAFIGAVLGHVSQQFIALCLGFAGGAMLYVVFGELIPESKRIYLGRMSSVGNILGIVCGIIVTMLN; from the coding sequence GTGGAACATATTATAAAGATAACAATTGTGGGCTTGATATCAGGCATTACCGGAACAGGTATTGGCGGATTGATAGCCTTTTTTGTAGATAAAAGGATAAGCAACAGGCTGCTTAGTTCAATTTTGGAATTTTCGGCTGGATTAATGACAGCTGTAGTATGTTTTGAACTTGTCCCCGAAGCCTTTAAGGTTGCAGGATTGAATTTAACAATAATAGGAATGGGATTGGGAATACTAATTGTAATAATCCTTGATGATGTGGTGAAAAGACTTGATAGTGTGAAGAACACAAAAGGTAACTCAAGTTTACTGCGAGCAGGTATACTTGTATCGGTAGGTCTCGCACTTCACAATTTACCTGAAGGCTTTGCTGTTGGTTCAGGCTTTGAGGCTTCTATGAAACTGGGGCTAACCCTTACTGTTATAATTGCAATTCACGATGTACCGGAAGGTATTGCAATGGCACTTCCCATGAAAATAGGCGGCTTTTCTGCAAAAAAGGCGTTCCTGTTAACCATACTGTCCGGGGTGCCAATGGGCTTGGGAGCTTTTATTGGAGCAGTTTTAGGGCATGTCTCTCAGCAATTTATTGCCCTTTGTCTTGGGTTTGCCGGAGGAGCCATGCTATATGTAGTGTTTGGTGAGCTTATTCCTGAATCCAAGAGGATTTATCTGGGGAGAATGTCATCAGTAGGCAATATATTGGGAATAGTATGTGGTATAATAGTAACAATGCTTAATTAG